ATTTTCTTAGGTAAATTTCATATTAACTTTTCACCACCGTTTTTCCATCGTTTTCTAACATAGGATTCAAACTCGGGTTCATCTGCGTGGTCCATAACAATTATTTGTGGCAAGAAACCACAATCTTTTTTTATGAACTCTAATTCATCTTTTAATACGGTAAATATATTTTTAACCTGTTTTATGTTTTCATCCAACTCGCCTTCCATACCATCTGTATCTTTATAAGCCCTTGGGAAATAAACTTGACTCGGTTGGTCAATCATTAAAAAAGAAGGGATACTTGATTTTTTTGATTTACAATTTAAATGAAGAAATGCAATGAAAATAGAAAGATGACAAGCTAGCCAGTTAGCACCACTACCCATCTCTGAAAGAAGAATCTTTTCTTTCTCATTGAAATGATAATAGAAAGAAAAATCTTCTAACCGGAATTGTAGCCTTCCGGGTCTAAGTTCTGTTTCAAAGTCCAGTTTTTCGCATACAGCTGTCATTCGGTCAGCAAGAAAACCTTCGGCTTCTTTTATTTTTGTAGTTACATCAAACCCCTCCAACTTTTCTTGTAGCCATTTGATCCTTTCTTTTATTTCTTCAATACTGGATGAACCTTTAACCATTGTATTTTGCTTTACCAATTGTTTAATATTGGCATCAGTTGCTCCCTTTAATATATTAGCCTGTTCAATAAGTGATTTATTCTTAATGAATATTTCATCTTGTTCTTCCAGTTTTTGAATTTCTGACGAAAGAATGGCTATTTGACGTTTTAAACTATCCCTATCTTTTTGCAACGATTCAATTTGTCCTGAATTATCTATTTCATAAGTTCCTATTTTAGATAATTCAGTTTTGAGTTTTGTTTTAGATTCTGATAATGAATTAACTATAGAAGTGATTTCAGTAACTTGATTGCTACATACAGGACATTTTAAATTATCATCCTTTGTTTCTTCAATTAGGACTTGATCAATACTTCGTAACCTATTAGAATATGTATGAGATAGCACATTGTTGTTCGAAAGTTCCCGTAATAAAATCTCTTTCTCAGAAAGCACTTCTTTTAAATCAAATCTTTTAGATTCTTTATTTTCTATTTCTAATTTTAGATTTGAGTTACTAAAAGAGTTGATTGAAATAGATGGAAGATTATATGAAATATCTTTTAATTGTCTGATAGATAAATTATCATCTAATTCCATACCTATAAATACAAAATAAGATTTTAATAATAATCTGATTTTTTCTGATAATTCTTCATCATTTATTTTTAATTTCTCAATAAGCTTTTCTTCTATCCTTAGTTCTTTTCTTTTTTGCTCTAATTCTCTTCTAATGAGAAAATACTCATTGCTTTCCCACCCAATGAAAATAGGGAAATCTGCAATAGTTTTCTTTCGCTTATTAAAGTCTTCAAAACGATAAAAGAGGCTGTGCTTATTTGCAATTAAATTTTGATGCTGAAATAATAAAGAAACCATACTTCTCAGAGTTACCTTCCCTGCATTCCTTTTATCTTCTTCGCTATCAGTTCTAGTATCAGAAATAGATAGACCCAAATGTCGCTCAACTTCTTCTTGAGCATCCTTTAATTTTTTAGCTTGTGTAGATGTAAAATATTCTTTATTAAGATTAGCTAGAAAGTTGTCGTCAGTTTCAAATCGAAGATAAACATCCCCACCACTACCATTGCTTGAATTTGGACGAGCAATGGAAATATACTTATCAGAAACCTTCAAAATAACTGCAAACATTTCTGCAAACTTGTCTATAATCCCTTTAGGTATAGTTGACCGACTTGAAAAAAGGCAGTAATCAACAATTTCAATTAAAGCACTTTTTCCTGTTTTAGAATCTCCAGTAATAATATTTAATCCGGGCTTTAAATCTACATTCCGTATTTCATCAGCTCGTCCGAAGATGACTATTTTGTGTAATATTGCATTCATATGTTTACAATTTCGAGTTTAATAAAAATGTTTTTACAGTCTTCTTTTGCGATTATTTGCCCCCAATTATATGCAGCCTTAAAATACTGCTTTTTCATCATATCCTGCTCCTTATTATATTGAATTTTATCATCCATTTGAATGAAATCGCTTATGACTAATTTGTGTTTATTGCCAAGATATATTAGTCCTTGATTTGTGATTTTTTTAAATTCTTCAATTTTATTAGGCATTAATATAAGTTGATTTTTTAGCTCAATAGACTTAAATAAAGTAGATATAGATGAGTTTTTATTACTATTAATTAATTTCTCAAAAATCACTTCATCAAAAATGAAAGGCAATCCCATATAGATGAGTTCAAATTTTAATTTCCCTAACTTAGATTCACAAGCTCCACTAATAAAATGATGAAGAATTTTGCTTGTCCAAATTGGATTGTAAAGTAAGATATTGATGTCTTTTGCTCTCATATATCAGAATCATTGTATTTCCATTCAAAATCTGTTTCTTCAAGAGTATGATGTATTCGCCCATCTCTGTAGTACTTTTGTGTGTCATTTACCCCAACTATTGGATCGTGAGGGTTAGTAATGCATTCAAAGTAAGTATTTTGAGATTTCATATGCACATCGTTAGTATCCAAATGTTCTTTTGTAACTCCTATGCAGTTTTTGCTTTTCACATCCTCAATAGATCTTTTTACATTAGAATCATATTCCTCTAAATTTTCAGTCAATGTTGGAGTTGTTTCTAATAGTTTTATCTGACTAAGGTTTGCTCTCAGATAATCTCGTATTGCATTGGTTTGATCTTTTTCTTTTATGCTTATTGATTTCATTTTTTCAATAAATATAAATTTTTGTTTTTCGCTATTTTTATCGATTTCTGCAACGCTTACTACAGGAAATGGTGTGTTTCCTTTTGTGTAAGGACTCAACTTATCTTGAATATCTCTATTAAAGTCATTAATAATAACTTTCCATTCATTTGCGTTATCAATTGCCATTTTTGTAATATATCCATAAAGTTGTTGCAAAGCGGTATCTCTAAAATTATCTGGTATAATAGTAAATTTTGAATGTTCTTTTAATTCATCCCATTTCTCGGAAATATTTTTTTGACCTTCAAGTATTATGAATTTCCCTAGAATAGTTTCTAGTTTCTCTTTGTCAAATTTTAATACTTCATCATAAATAGGTTTTAAAGTTGTAGACGGAGTATGACTTTTCAATTTTGCGTACTTCTCTGTTACTTTTAAATCATTCCAATTATAAAAAATTGAATTATCTCTACAGACAGCAGTTGTATGTAGAACTAGGTTGCTATATTGTTTAATTACATCAAAATTAACCGTGTAGTTTTTAATAGTTTTCCAAACATCTTCTGAGTTATCAATAATAACACCACCATCAATGTGATGCTTTACTTCAGTACTAGTATTTTCAGTTGCAACATCTCCTTTACATTCAATCCAGATGGTGTGGTTCTTTTTAGCATTTAGACAGTATTCTAATGCTATGAGTTTTTGATAATCAATTCCTAATGATTTTAATGTATTATCGTTGATGAACATTTGATTTTCCATAATCTTAATTTTCTACTGACGCCAACTTAGAAAGAAGCAATTCTTTAAGTTCCAATAGCTTTTGGTTTTCTTTTGAATAGGTAATACTTAATTTATTCATTGGTTTCATTACTGATTCGAACTTCATAAGGATATCATCCTCTGGTTTCATTACTTCAATTTTTTCAAAATCAGATTTACTTAACATTGGCATTGTTGAACCACCCATTGCAATTCCTTTTATTTCATCTGCTACAAAATTCAAATAATAGTATAGGAAATCTGTATAGAAAGTTTCTTTGACTATTATTGAATTCATTTGTTGATTTGTAATACAGTCATTTTTAACAACTGCGATTTTACCCATATCTGAACCAATACAAGTCACGATTACTGAACCTTTAGGAAGAATTTTGTTTTTCAATTTTGAATATCCCTCTTCAGAAAGGTTCCTTTCTGCACCTAACACGAACTTATTATAGTTTTTAAAATCACCTGGTGTAACAAAAGGCATTTCATTTCCAAAATCCTCAGGATTATTACTTGAAGGTGTTTTACCTGTTACAACATTTCCAAAATCCTTGATTTCAACATTTACCCAATTTCCCTCCACAAACCACTCCCTATAAATCGCCTGTGCGGTTTCTTCTAGTTTTTGGATGAGTTGCTCGTT
This genomic window from Mariniflexile sp. TRM1-10 contains:
- a CDS encoding DUF3732 domain-containing protein; amino-acid sequence: MNAILHKIVIFGRADEIRNVDLKPGLNIITGDSKTGKSALIEIVDYCLFSSRSTIPKGIIDKFAEMFAVILKVSDKYISIARPNSSNGSGGDVYLRFETDDNFLANLNKEYFTSTQAKKLKDAQEEVERHLGLSISDTRTDSEEDKRNAGKVTLRSMVSLLFQHQNLIANKHSLFYRFEDFNKRKKTIADFPIFIGWESNEYFLIRRELEQKRKELRIEEKLIEKLKINDEELSEKIRLLLKSYFVFIGMELDDNLSIRQLKDISYNLPSISINSFSNSNLKLEIENKESKRFDLKEVLSEKEILLRELSNNNVLSHTYSNRLRSIDQVLIEETKDDNLKCPVCSNQVTEITSIVNSLSESKTKLKTELSKIGTYEIDNSGQIESLQKDRDSLKRQIAILSSEIQKLEEQDEIFIKNKSLIEQANILKGATDANIKQLVKQNTMVKGSSSIEEIKERIKWLQEKLEGFDVTTKIKEAEGFLADRMTAVCEKLDFETELRPGRLQFRLEDFSFYYHFNEKEKILLSEMGSGANWLACHLSIFIAFLHLNCKSKKSSIPSFLMIDQPSQVYFPRAYKDTDGMEGELDENIKQVKNIFTVLKDELEFIKKDCGFLPQIIVMDHADEPEFESYVRKRWKNGGEKLI
- a CDS encoding three component ABC system middle component; this translates as MRAKDINILLYNPIWTSKILHHFISGACESKLGKLKFELIYMGLPFIFDEVIFEKLINSNKNSSISTLFKSIELKNQLILMPNKIEEFKKITNQGLIYLGNKHKLVISDFIQMDDKIQYNKEQDMMKKQYFKAAYNWGQIIAKEDCKNIFIKLEIVNI
- a CDS encoding restriction endonuclease subunit S codes for the protein MKLNYKPIGNFIQRVEHRNRDLKVTRLLGLSMTKEFRETTSNVVGTNMSVYRVMSKYQFACDFMSPIRVNKLPVVLKLDDEPNLVSPAYPVFEVKDRNELDPEYLMMWLRRSEFDRYATFKCDAAIRGGYDWEELCETLIPVPHIDKQREIVKEYNTIQNRIKLNEQLIQKLEETAQAIYREWFVEGNWVNVEIKDFGNVVTGKTPSSNNPEDFGNEMPFVTPGDFKNYNKFVLGAERNLSEEGYSKLKNKILPKGSVIVTCIGSDMGKIAVVKNDCITNQQMNSIIVKETFYTDFLYYYLNFVADEIKGIAMGGSTMPMLSKSDFEKIEVMKPEDDILMKFESVMKPMNKLSITYSKENQKLLELKELLLSKLASVEN